A region of Panthera uncia isolate 11264 chromosome D4, Puncia_PCG_1.0, whole genome shotgun sequence DNA encodes the following proteins:
- the GRIN1 gene encoding glutamate receptor ionotropic, NMDA 1 isoform X2: MSTMRLLTLALLFSCSFARAACDPKIVNIGAVLSTRKHEQMFREAVNQANKRHGSWKIQLNATSVTHKPNAIQMALSVCEDLISSQVYAILVSHPPTPNDHFTPTPVSYTAGFYRIPVLGLTTRMSIYSDKSIHLSFLRTVPPYSHQSSVWFEMMRVYSWNHIILLVSDDHEGRAAQKRLETLLEERESKAEKVLQFDPGTKNVTALLMEARELEARVIILSASEDDAATVYRAAAMLNMTGSGYVWLVGEREISGNALRYAPDGIIGLQLINGKNESAHISDAVGVVAQAVHELLEKENITDPPRGCVGNTNIWKTGPLFKRVLMSSKYADGVTGRVEFNEDGDRKFANYSIMNLQNRKLVQVGIYNGTHVIPNDRKIIWPGGETEKPRGYQMSTRLKIVTIHQEPFVYVKPTLSDGTCKEEFTVNGDPVKKVICTGPNDTSPGSPRHTVPQCCYGFCIDLLIKLARTMNFTYEVHLVADGKFGTQERVNNSNKKEWNGMMGELLSGQADMIVAPLTINNERAQYIEFSKPFKYQGLTILVKKEIPRSTLDSFMQPFQSTLWLLVGLSVHVVAVMLYLLDRFSPFGRFKVNSEEEEEDALTLSSAMWFSWGVLLNSGIGEGAPRSFSARILGMVWAGFAMIIVASYTANLAAFLVLDRPEERITGINDPRLRNPSDKFIYATVKQSSVDIYFRRQVELSTMYRHMEKHNYESAAEAIQAVRDNKLHAFIWDSAVLEFEASQKCDLVTTGELFFRSGFGIGMRKDSPWKQNVSLSILKSHENGFMEDLDKTWVRYQECDSRSNAPATLTFENMAGVFMLVAGGIVAGIFLIFIEIAYKRHKDARRKQMQLAFAAVNVWRKNLQSTGGGRGALQNQKDTVLPRRAIEREEGQLQMCARHRES; the protein is encoded by the exons ATGAGCACCATGCGCCTGCTGACACTCGCCCTGCTTTTCTCCTGCTCCTTTGCCCGTGCCGCCTGCGACCCCAAGATTGTCAACATCGGAGCCGTGCTGAGCACGCGAAAGCATGAGCAGATGTTCCGTGAGGCCGTGAACCAGGCCAATAAGCGGCATGGCTCCTGGAAGATTCAGCTCAACGCCACCTCGGTCACCCACAAGCCCAACGCCATCCAGATGGCCCTGTCGGTGTGCGAGGACCTCATctccagccag GTCTACGCCATCCTAGTTAGCCACCCACCTACCCCCAACGACCACTTCACTCCCACCCCCGTCTCCTACACAGCCGGCTTCTACCGCATCCCCGTCCTGGGGCTGACCACCCGTATGTCCATCTACTCAGACAAG AGCATACACCTGAGCTTCCTTCGCACGGTGCCGCCCTACTCCCACCAGTCGAGCGTCTGGTTCGAGATGATGCGCGTCTACAGCTGGAACCACATCATCCTCCTGGTCAGCGACGACCACGAGGGCAGGGCCGCCCAGAAGCGCCTGGAGACGCTGCTGGAGGAGCGCGAGTCCAAG GCTGAGAAGGTGCTGCAGTTCGACCCGGGGACCAAGAACGTGACGGCGCTGCTGATGGAGGCACGGGAGCTGGAGGCCCGGGTCATCATCCTCTCTGCCAG CGAGGACGACGCCGCCACCGTGTACCGCGCAGCCGCGATGCTGAACATGACAGGCTCCGGGTATGTGTGGCTGGTGGGGGAGCGAGAGATCTCGGGGAACGCCCTGCGCTACGCCCCTGACG GCATCATCGGACTGCAGCTCATCAATGGCAAGAACGAGTCGGCCCACATCAGTGACGCCGTCGGTGTGGTGGCCCAGGCAGTGCACGAACTCCTGGAGAAGGAGAACATCACCGACCCACCGCGGGGCTGCGTGGGCAACACCAACATCTGGAAGACAGGGCCGCTCTTCAAGAG GGTGCTGATGTCCTCCAAGTACGCAGACGGGGTGACAGGCCGCGTGGAGTTCAACGAGGACGGGGACCGGAAGTTCGCCAACTACAGCATCATGAACCTGCAGAACCGCAAGCTGGTGCAAGTGGGCATCTACAACGGCACCCAC GTTATCCCCAACGACAGGAAGATCATCTGGCcaggtggagagacagagaagccccGAGGGTACCAGATGTCCACCAGGCTGAAG attGTGACGATCCACCAGGAGCCTTTCGTGTACGTCAAGCCCACGCTGAGCGATGGCACATGCAAGGAGGAGTTCACGGTCAATGGGGACCCGGTGAAGAAGGTGATCTGCACAGGACCCAATGACACGTCACCGGGCAGCC CACGCCACACAGTGCCTCAGTGCTGCTATGGCTTCTGCATTGACCTGCTCATCAAGTTGGCGCGGACCATGAACTTCACCTATGAGGTGCACCTGGTGGCCGATGGCAAGTTCGGCACTCAAGAGCGG GTGAACAACAGCAATAAGAAGGAGTGGAACGGGATGATGGGCGAGTTGCTCAGCGGGCAGGCGGACATGATCGTGGCGCCCCTGACCATCAACAATGAGCGTGCACAGTACATCGAGTTCTCCAAGCCCTTCAAGTACCAGGGCCTGACCATTCTGGTCAAGAAG GAGATCCCCCGAAGCACGCTGGACTCGTTCATGCAGCCCTTCCAGAGCACACTGTGGCTGCTGGTGGGGCTCTCGGTGCACGTGGTGGCGGTGATGTTGTACCTGCTGGACCGCTTCAG CCCCTTCGGCCGGTTCAAGGTGAAcagtgaagaggaggaggaggacgcgCTGACCCTGTCTTCGGCCATGTGGTTCTCCTGGGGTGTCCTGCTCAACTCGGGTATCGGGGAAGGTG CCCCCCGAAGCTTCTCAGCGCGCATCCTGGGCATGGTGTGGGCCGGCTTCGCCATGATCATCGTGGCCTCCTACACCGCCAACCTGGCGGCCTTCCTGGTGCTGGACCGGCCCGAGGAGCGCATCACCGGCATCAACGACCCGCGG CTGAGGAATCCCTCGGACAAGTTCATCTACGCGACTGTGAAGCAGAGCTCGGTGGACATCTACTTCCGGCGGCAGGTGGAGCTGAGCACCATGTACCGACACATGGAGAAGCACAACTATGAGAGCGCGGCCGAGGCCATCCAAGCCGTGCGGGACAA CAAGCTTCATGCCTTCATCTGGGACTCCGCGGTGCTGGAGTTTGAAGCCTCGCAGAAGTGCGACCTGGTGACCACTGGCGAGCTGTTCTTCCGCTCAGGCTTCGGCATCGGCATGCGCAAGGACAGCCCCTGGAAGCAGAACGTCTCCCTGTCCATCCTCAA gtCCCACGAGAACGGCTTCATGGAAGACCTGGACAAGACGTGGGTGCGGTACCAGGAGTGTGACTCGCGCAGCAACGCCCCTGCTACCCTTACCTTCGAGAACATGGCAG GGGTCTTCATGCTGGTGGCTGGGGGCATTGTGGCCGGCATCTTCCTGATCTTCATTGAGATCGCCTACAAGCGACACAAGGACGCTCGTCGGAAGCAGATGCAGCTAGCCTTTGCCGCGGTGAACGTGTGGAGAAAGAACTTGCAG AGCACCGGGGGTGGACGCGGCGCTTTGCAAAACCAAAAAGACACAGTGCTGCCGCGACGCGCTAttgagagggaggagggccaGCTGCAGATGTGTGCCCGTCATAGGGAGAGCTGA